Proteins co-encoded in one Myotis daubentonii chromosome 8, mMyoDau2.1, whole genome shotgun sequence genomic window:
- the GGT7 gene encoding glutathione hydrolase 7 isoform X1 yields MAAENQASQESALGAYSPVDYMSITSFPRLPEDEPAPAAPLRGRKDEDAFLGDPDTDPDSFLKSARLQRLPSSSSEMGSQDGSPLRETRKDPFSAAAAECSCRQDGLTVIVTACLTFATGVTVALIMQIYFGDPQILHQGAVVTDAARCTSLGIEVLSKQGSSVDAAVAAALCLGIVAPHSSGLGGGGVMLVHDIRRNESRLIDFRESAPGALREEALQRSWETKPGLLVGVPGMVKGLHEAHQLYGRLPWYQVLDFAAAVAQDGFNVTHDLARALAEQLPPDASEHFHETFLPSGRPPLPGSLMQRPDLAMVLDLLGTYGPAAFYAGGNLTLEMVAEAQHAGGVITEEDFSNYSALVEKPVCGVYRGHLVLSPPPPHTGPALISALNILEGFNLTSLVSREQALHWVAETLKIALALASRLGDPIYDSTIIESMDDMLSKVEAAYLRGHINDSQAAPAPLLPVYELDGAPTAAQVLIMGPDDFIVAMVSSLNRPFGSGLITPSGILLNSQMLDFSWPNRTANHSAPSLENSVQPGKRPLSFLLPTVVRPAEGLCGTYLALGANGAARGLSGLTQVLLNVLTLNRNLSDSLAHGRLHPDLQSNLLQVDSEFTEEEIEFLEARGHHVEKVDVLSWVHGSRRTNNFIIGVKDPRSPDAAGATIL; encoded by the exons ACCCGGACTCCTTCCTGAAGTCAGCGCGCCTGCAGCGGCTGCCGTCGTCATCTTCAGAGATGGGGAGCCAGGACGGGTCGCCTTTACGCGAGACCCGCAAAGACCCGTTCTCCGCAGCAGCCGCGGAGTGCTCTTGCCGCCAGGACGGGCTCACGGTCATAGTCACAGCCTGCCTCACCTTTGCCACGGGTGTCACTGTGGCGCTCATTATGCAGATCTATTTCGGGGACCCTCAG atCTTGCACCAGGGCGCCGTGGTGACCGATGCTGCTCGTTGTACATCACTGGGCATcgaggtgctcagtaaacaggGATCTTCTGTGGATGCAGCTGTGGCCGCAGCCCTGTGCTTGGGAATCGTGGCTCCGCACAGTTCTGGCTTGGGCGG TGGGGGTGTGATGCTGGTACATGACATCCGACGCAATGAGAGCCGCCTAATTGATTTCCGGGAGTCTGCACCAGGGGCCCTCAGGGAAGAGGCCCTGCAGAGATCCTGGGAAACCAAG cctgggctcttgGTGGGGGTTCCCGGAATGGTGAAGGGGCTACATGAAGCTCACCAGCTCTATGGCAG GCTGCCATGGTACCAAGTCCTGGACTTCGCAGCAGCTGTGGCCCAAGATGGCTTCAACGTAACCCATGATCTAG CACGTGCCCTGGCAGAACAGCTGCCGCCTGATGCATCTGAGCACTTCCATGAGACGTTCCTGCCATCGGGCCGCCCACCACTACCTGGCTCGCTGATGCAACGGCCTGACCTGGCCATGGTACTGGATTTACTTGGCACCTATGGCCCCGCTGCCTTCTATGCTGGTGGTAACCTCACGCTGGAGATGGTGGCCGAG GCTCAGCATGCAGGGGGTGTTATAACTGAGGAGGACTTCAGCAACTACAGTGCCCTCGTGGAGAAGCCTGTGTGTGGCGTGTACAGAG GCCACCTGGTTCTcagtcccccacccccgcacacaggccctgccctcaTCAGTGCTCTCAACATCCTCGAGGGCTTCAATCTCACCAGCCTGGTCTCCCGGGAACAGGCTCTTCACTGGGTGGCAGAG ACCCTGAAGATTGCATTAGCCCTGGCCAGCAGACTGGGAGACCCCATCTATGATTCTACAATCATTGAGAGCATGGATGACATGCTAAG CAAAGTAGAGGCTGCCTACCTCCGGGGCCACATCAATGACTCccaggcagcccctgccccactcctGCCTGTTTACGAGCTGGATGGGGCTCCCACGGCTGCCCAGGTGCTGATCATGGGCCCTGATGACTTCATTGTGGCCATGGTCAG CTCCCTGAACCGGCCCTTTGGCAGTGGCCTCATCACCCCCTCGGGGATCCTACTCAACAGCCAGATGCTGGATTTCTCGTGGCCCAACAGGACTGCTAACCACTCTGCACCCAGCCTG GAGAATTCGGTACAGCCAGGGAAGCGGCCACTGTCTTTCCTACTGCCCACTGTGGTCCGGCCGGCAGAGGGGCTCTGTGGAACCTACCTCGCCCTGGGGGCCAATGGAGCTGCCCGGGGCCTCAGCGGCCTAACCCAG GTTCTGCTGAATGTCCTGACCTTGAACCGGAACCTGAGTGACAGCCTGGCCCATGGCCGCCTACACCCGGACCTGCAGTCCAACCTCCTGCAGGTGGACA GTGAGTTCACAGAGGAAGAGATTGAGTTCCTGGAAGCAAGGGGTCACCACGTGGAGAAGGTAGATGTCTTATCCTGGGTCCATGGCAGCCGGAGAACCAACAACTTCATCATCGGTGTGAAGGACCCTCGGAGTCCAGATGCAGCTGGAGCCACCATCCTGTAG
- the GGT7 gene encoding glutathione hydrolase 7 isoform X2 → MAAENQASQESALGAYSPVDYMSITSFPRLPEDEPAPAAPLRGRKDEDAFLGDPDTDPDSFLKSARLQRLPSSSSEMGSQDGSPLRETRKDPFSAAAAECSCRQDGLTVIVTACLTFATGVTVALIMQIYFGDPQILHQGAVVTDAARCTSLGIEVLSKQGSSVDAAVAAALCLGIVAPHSSGLGGGGVMLVHDIRRNESRLIDFRESAPGALREEALQRSWETKPGLLVGVPGMVKGLHEAHQLYGRLPWYQVLDFAAAVAQDGFNVTHDLARALAEQLPPDASEHFHETFLPSGRPPLPGSLMQRPDLAMVLDLLGTYGPAAFYAGGNLTLEMVAEAQHAGGVITEEDFSNYSALVEKPVCGVYRGHLVLSPPPPHTGPALISALNILEGFNLTSLVSREQALHWVAETLKIALALASRLGDPIYDSTIIESMDDMLSKVEAAYLRGHINDSQAAPAPLLPVYELDGAPTAAQVLIMGPDDFIVAMVSSLNRPFGSGLITPSGILLNSQMLDFSWPNRTANHSAPSLENSVQPGKRPLSFLLPTVVRPAEGLCGTYLALGANGAARGLSGLTQVLLNVLTLNRNLSDSLAHGRLHPDLQSNLLQVSSQRKRLSSWKQGVTTWRR, encoded by the exons ACCCGGACTCCTTCCTGAAGTCAGCGCGCCTGCAGCGGCTGCCGTCGTCATCTTCAGAGATGGGGAGCCAGGACGGGTCGCCTTTACGCGAGACCCGCAAAGACCCGTTCTCCGCAGCAGCCGCGGAGTGCTCTTGCCGCCAGGACGGGCTCACGGTCATAGTCACAGCCTGCCTCACCTTTGCCACGGGTGTCACTGTGGCGCTCATTATGCAGATCTATTTCGGGGACCCTCAG atCTTGCACCAGGGCGCCGTGGTGACCGATGCTGCTCGTTGTACATCACTGGGCATcgaggtgctcagtaaacaggGATCTTCTGTGGATGCAGCTGTGGCCGCAGCCCTGTGCTTGGGAATCGTGGCTCCGCACAGTTCTGGCTTGGGCGG TGGGGGTGTGATGCTGGTACATGACATCCGACGCAATGAGAGCCGCCTAATTGATTTCCGGGAGTCTGCACCAGGGGCCCTCAGGGAAGAGGCCCTGCAGAGATCCTGGGAAACCAAG cctgggctcttgGTGGGGGTTCCCGGAATGGTGAAGGGGCTACATGAAGCTCACCAGCTCTATGGCAG GCTGCCATGGTACCAAGTCCTGGACTTCGCAGCAGCTGTGGCCCAAGATGGCTTCAACGTAACCCATGATCTAG CACGTGCCCTGGCAGAACAGCTGCCGCCTGATGCATCTGAGCACTTCCATGAGACGTTCCTGCCATCGGGCCGCCCACCACTACCTGGCTCGCTGATGCAACGGCCTGACCTGGCCATGGTACTGGATTTACTTGGCACCTATGGCCCCGCTGCCTTCTATGCTGGTGGTAACCTCACGCTGGAGATGGTGGCCGAG GCTCAGCATGCAGGGGGTGTTATAACTGAGGAGGACTTCAGCAACTACAGTGCCCTCGTGGAGAAGCCTGTGTGTGGCGTGTACAGAG GCCACCTGGTTCTcagtcccccacccccgcacacaggccctgccctcaTCAGTGCTCTCAACATCCTCGAGGGCTTCAATCTCACCAGCCTGGTCTCCCGGGAACAGGCTCTTCACTGGGTGGCAGAG ACCCTGAAGATTGCATTAGCCCTGGCCAGCAGACTGGGAGACCCCATCTATGATTCTACAATCATTGAGAGCATGGATGACATGCTAAG CAAAGTAGAGGCTGCCTACCTCCGGGGCCACATCAATGACTCccaggcagcccctgccccactcctGCCTGTTTACGAGCTGGATGGGGCTCCCACGGCTGCCCAGGTGCTGATCATGGGCCCTGATGACTTCATTGTGGCCATGGTCAG CTCCCTGAACCGGCCCTTTGGCAGTGGCCTCATCACCCCCTCGGGGATCCTACTCAACAGCCAGATGCTGGATTTCTCGTGGCCCAACAGGACTGCTAACCACTCTGCACCCAGCCTG GAGAATTCGGTACAGCCAGGGAAGCGGCCACTGTCTTTCCTACTGCCCACTGTGGTCCGGCCGGCAGAGGGGCTCTGTGGAACCTACCTCGCCCTGGGGGCCAATGGAGCTGCCCGGGGCCTCAGCGGCCTAACCCAG GTTCTGCTGAATGTCCTGACCTTGAACCGGAACCTGAGTGACAGCCTGGCCCATGGCCGCCTACACCCGGACCTGCAGTCCAACCTCCTGCAG GTGAGTTCACAGAGGAAGAGATTGAGTTCCTGGAAGCAAGGGGTCACCACGTGGAGAAGGTAG